One Torulaspora globosa chromosome 5, complete sequence DNA window includes the following coding sequences:
- the APS3 gene encoding Aps3p (ancestral locus Anc_5.187), whose product MIHAVLIFNKKGQPRLVKFYTPVDLPKQKLLLEQVYELVSQRNNDLQSSFLTTPPSLLSDDRSPEDEEIQIIYKNYATLFFTFIVDDQESELAILDLIQTFVESLDRCFTEVSELDLIFNWQTLQSVLEEIIQGGMVIETNISNIVHSVDELNSASEQSDGAVGRLANSGFGSALQAFANGGFAQWASRQ is encoded by the exons ATGATCCATGCGGTGTTGATAT TCAACAAGAAAGGGCAGCCCAGATTAGTCAAGTTTTACACCCCGGTCGATCTGCCCAAGCAGAAGCTGCTGTTGGAACAGGTGTACGAGCTCGTGTCACAGAGGAACAACGACCTGCAAAGCTCGTTTCTAACCACTCCCCCATCACTTTTGAGCGATGACCGCTCTCCcgaggatgaagagattcagATCATCTATAAGAACTACGCAACGCTGTTCTTTACATTCATAGTAGACGACCAGGAGTCGGAGCTGGCCATTCTGGATCTGATCCAAACGTTTGTGGAGTCGCTGGACCGCTGCTTCACGGAAGTGAGCGAACTGGATCTCATCTTTAACTGGCAAACGTTGCAGAGCGTTCTGGAGGAGATCATTCAGGGTGGAATGGTCATCGAAACTAACATATCGAACATTGTACATTCCGTGGATGAACTGAACAGCGCCTCCGAGCAGTCAGATGGGGCAGTGGGTCGATTAGCGAACTCTGGCTTTGGCAGTGCTCTGCAGGCCTTCGCCAACGGCGGCTTCGCACAGTGGGCTTCTCGTCAGTAA
- the RRN7 gene encoding Rrn7p (ancestral locus Anc_5.183) gives MSTFIRGPVCGVSNCPSRLWRIIDGRRTCQYGHVMEGDVEFNNDDDDLASAGVVTRRLNLTTGATGSFQSSFNASQSHNQQNLTGSKKIHGYQAKVLFIKSFQLVLRAQAKWLIREMNFPPEFEQVVKLIWIHYLQWLDNSNAGHTDVEEHESERQEDRLQLTALQLSMPAALSMLYMASVHMGLPVYTADFIRWIAAAELPYYKANSLLPESWKQQLPSTYLRLLDGGKPPADGHILLKVSQICFRTAFTKNFNCKLRYEGLVLRLVLLGTLPPEFYLYTVELIRLVDEADGFRLIEHPRMFFTKYYQWPELRVIAYFLLTVRWVLLCSEETYPLPWILSLSDRSQTAGASADQDAILARISSSKDESNVTSWSHDETSTYLQWFKQSFLPLQAEQANMSIDHRIAQRKLHKIFPIEPGLSRNDGSASHSSFIDQLQERYLYFLSDVESRWNDQTMPDAHQRTASIAKLEQSLMAEIENQFALAREQITSAVRYIATRCSQLSAQRSSRGAGDRD, from the coding sequence ATGTCGACCTTCATACGAGGTCCAGTATGTGGAGTATCAAACTGCCCTTCTCGCCTATGGCGTATAATTGATGGTAGAAGGACTTGCCAGTATGGCCACGTTATGGAGGGTGATGTGGAATTCAAcaatgatgacgacgattTAGCTAGCGCTGGTGTCGTTACAAGAAGACTGAATTTGACAACGGGAGCCACTGGTAGCTTTCAATCGAGTTTTAATGCCTCTCAGTCGCACAATCAGCAGAACCTCACTGGTAGTAAGAAAATACATGGTTACCAGGCCAAAGTGCTGTTCATAAAGTCGTTCCAGCTAGTACTTAGAGCTCAGGCAAAGTGGCTGATACGGGAAATGAACTTCCCACCTGAATTCGAGCAAGTTGTAAAGCTGATATGGATTCACTACCTACAATGGCTAGATAACAGCAATGCAGGACATACCGACGTTGAAGAGCACGAGAGTGAGCGGCAAGAGGACCGCCTTCAGCTGACGGCACTTCAGCTGAGCATGCCCGCGGCTCTCAGTATGCTCTACATGGCCTCAGTTCACATGGGATTGCCAGTCTACACCGCAGATTTTATCAGATGGATCGCTGCAGCAGAACTGCCTTACTACAAAGCCAATTCGCTATTGCCTGAGTCGTGGAAGCAGCAATTGCCCAGCACGTATCTCAGGCTACTTGATGGCGGAAAGCCGCCCGCAGACGGTCACATTTTACTAAAGGTCTCACAGATTTGCTTCAGAACTGCCTTCACCAAGAATTTCAACTGCAAGCTCAGATACGAAGGTCTTGTACTAAGGCTTGTACTACTTGGAACTCTCCCGCCCGAGTTTTACTTGTATACCGTGGAACTGATCAGGCTAGTGGATGAGGCCGACGGCTTTAGACTGATAGAGCACCCGAGGATGTTCTTCACCAAGTACTACCAGTGGCCGGAACTCAGAGTCATCGCCTATTTCCTGCTAACCGTCCGCTGGGTACTGCTCTGCAGCGAAGAGACCTACCCATTGCCATGGATTCTATCGCTCTCGGACAGATCTCAGACGGCAGGTGCCTCTGCAGACCAAGATGCCATATTGGCCAGAATATCGTCAAGCAAGGATGAGTCAAACGTCACCAGCTGGTCACACGATGAGACATCAACCTACCTGCAATGGTTCAAACAGTCGTTTCTCCCATTACAGGCCGAACAAGCAAACATGAGCATCGATCACAGGATTGCCCAAAGAAAACTGCACAAGATATTCCCCATAGAGCCCGGCCTTTCCAGGAACGACGGAAGCGCCAGCCATTCTTCATTCATAGATCAATTGCAAGAAAGATACCTCTATTTCCTGTCTGATGTCGAGTCTCGCTGGAACGATCAAACGATGCCGGACGCACACCAGAGGACCGCTTCCATAGCCAAACTGGAGCAGTCTCTTATGGCAGAAATCGAAAATCAGTTCGCGCTAGCGCGAGAACAAATCACTAGTGCCGTACGCTACATCGCTACAAGATGTTCCCAACTTTCTGCTCAGCGATCATCACGCGGAGCTGGCGACCGAGACTGA
- the TIM13 gene encoding protein translocase subunit TIM13 (ancestral locus Anc_5.188) has product MGLSSIFGGATPSQQQTVDTKPVNPVTDKLKGQIVQELAVANATELVNKVTDNCFEKCLMSPYSEANEQCVDQCLAKYMRSWNVVSRAYIARIQQASTSGEI; this is encoded by the coding sequence ATGGGCCTATCCTCTATCTTTGGTGGTGCTACACcatctcagcagcagactGTGGATACCAAGCCGGTCAATCCGGTGACTGACAAGCTCAAGGGTCAAATTGTCCAGGAATTAGCTGTTGCTAACGCTACAGAGCTGGTTAACAAAGTAACCGACAACTGTTTTGAGAAATGCCTCATGAGCCCCTACAGTGAAGCCAACGAGCAGTGTGTGGACCAATGCCTCGCCAAGTACATGAGAAGCTGGAACGTTGTCTCCAGAGCGTACATCGCTAGAATCCAGCAGGCTTCGACATCTGGCGAAATCTAG
- the UBR1 gene encoding E3 ubiquitin-protein ligase UBR1 (ancestral locus Anc_5.190): MYQDPVVLEVRDHLRQFLSSIHGNRVFKDVRGPPERFEMDRILKEHIFSYLFFLISRKGETLPLMFPEDDSITSIAAVPFPKTYEEAVAIDEQEPRLPFYRINDSKLSNVHQHSGRNCGRKFQVGEPIYRCHECGYDDTCVLCIYCFNAADHENHHVYTDICSDFNTGICDCGDKEAWHNELHCKAEEEARNGKSNRENDESGDVFLRQDMQEILEIVLIEVFDHFIDVFNQNVEPLPTLQKDITLKLREMIQQGKLAERAQFLEALAYKNDTILREKEAMNLETARGDPSSQADLKNYTVIIYNDEYHNYSQATTALRQGVPDNKHTDVLTSRIDGEGRALLKCSEELSSVIGGFFAVQTNGLSATLTSWSEYIHQETCKYCILWLSYCLKIPIPAFQSVFRSAMGKVLCAEYDRASETVDVTPIIREYFSSKFNESDPYRFVDLSILGQGNCIPLGHHKELDETDTHSISNTLNKVIAPTHRHYSNSRLQLIFYFDNRYWKKLRKDLQSVIIPTLSSDVYYKPLFCKQVVEIFNHITRSVAFMDREPLLTVLRECVVQLFTCPKDASMIFSMGSFKDILWSVIDIFTEFSKVDGGLLIWQKVQKTNPTKSYSISFKQGLYAVETLLSKVSDGNIILKPENFISIVTLCKLFNGAYKIKRKEGEHVLHEDQHFIPYLEYTTSIYSIIQTIAKVLENSKEKINEGLLLNAVELLTTFLGHRSLTYKLTSDSREIIKFEVHKQRVAFMNPVHTLYSFLIEKCNLESALRATSYCSDFLMISDFSLRSIVLCAQIFVGFWVRNGMSVLHQSKYYKNNPELSSYARDIHLNQLVLLRENDDLPRVIYNMLDRWALLDWYTGEVDFKHTAYEDKIIPMVQQFIAFVYQVLTERSFFKTYSSAKERRMYHIKSAIIYSLFSKPLSYSKLLRSMPDYLTEDTTEFDTALQEVSTFVEPKGLADSGVFKLKEKLYAVVDPLKLLNMENEFESSAAIIKTHLSQRKFGEFKDIIHPQIISPEYLDKKSHELGRFTGTDLFAKLIYKLLQVCIDNEEGTFLYELLHLVHGIFKNDELVNGKNSIPQAYISKPICNQLLIISNTKRNVFSEDAKKKANYLLECMMERRPEEITDSLKSSFGENCVTEFMAKKMNRDVHSSESDKLRKKRLIKKRQEKLLAKFNSQQSKFMKENESELWGQNKTDDDVAMEGVEVQQFEEFTCALCQDDTSTDLFVVPAYHDHTPILRPGNIFDVEEFASEWNGFFNDEDRLTYNNDKTLGSLRDNSNKGSKKVLVSCNHSVHHSCFKRYVQKKRFSSNAFICPLCQTFSNCVLPIRRTSKQDTGLSVDNLVNQGVSVEILSRLFESFSAADFKNVYSTFNLVTSHSHSYDKAARQAPGFESKDTAFILGVHWANTISMFEISSRLDASPNLTLLNSKEQKYKTLKNTLICIVLMCYGIGKPNPDYDPYVAKDGVVWNQNQIFQYIVKRCLFSQEPLRESIGQALAAYSKQLVVEFIKGIAGADIRKMFAKGEKCGRLYSVESSTMAETLRRTCALGVSDPDLSRQAYELAYTCLLKNMLPTLRRCLIMVRVFHDLLSDSEEELVVNGINMVEKSALPLPEYVDQVVCALTDFDTLEELLSRGIPNMKPNDDPYLNDIPYENCAVVKMINLAKYLNTYITNSKKIKLREEHSLHLQNVHNRLDFKICLTCGVKVHQRPDRHEMSKHLQKYCFKTFGAFLIPNTSEVCLFLSQPPSTIYISAPYLNSHGEAGRNAMKRGDLTVLNLKRYEFLNSLWINNEIPGYISRVMGDEFRVNILSNGYFLTFNRDPRPRRPPAAGNDEDADEDDDEDAELYSGHSSDDDERDIDMAEDRLADMEGAFFGAGTEGGNVRGLLQVFENFQNAVENGINAEDAQFATPLLQFFPPQFGGVNLRRNIVQEPEEDDEVLDAMEEHPQDDSNEDIPPN, translated from the coding sequence ATGTATCAAGATCCTGTGGTTTTGGAGGTGCGAGATCATTTGAGACAGTTCTTGTCCTCGATTCATGGTAATCGtgtcttcaaagatgtTCGGGGGCCACCTGAGAGGTTTGAAATGGATaggattttgaaggaaCATATCTTCAGTtatcttttcttcttgatctccagGAAAGGTGAGACTTTGCCGTTGATgtttccagaagatgacagTATCACCAGTATCGCTGCGGTGCCTTTTCCCAAGACttacgaagaagctgtaGCTATTGACGAGCAGGAACCTCGACTTCCGTTCTATAGGATCAATGATAGTAAGCTGAGTAATGTGCATCAACATTCTGGTCGAAACTGTGgaagaaaatttcaagTCGGTGAGCCGATATACAGATGTCACGAGTGCGGATATGATGACACTTGCGTTCTGTGCATCTACTGTTTCAATGCAGCGGATCATGAGAATCATCATGTGTACACGGACATCTGTTCTGACTTCAACACTGGTATCTGTGACTGTGGCGATAAAGAGGCGTGGCATAACGAGCTGCATTGTAaggcagaagaagaagcacGGAATGGTAAGTCGAACCGCGAGAACGACGAGTCGGGCGACGTCTTCCTACGACAGGACATgcaagagatcttggagatCGTCCTGATagaagtttttgatcatttcatTGATGTTTTCAATCAGAATGTGGAACCGCTGCCCACTTTACAGAAGGATATTACACTGAAATTGCGAGAGATGATCCAACAGGGCAAACTGGCGGAGAGAGCACAGTTTTTGGAAGCACTGGCATACAAGAATGATACCATTTTGAGGGAGAAGGAGGCTATGAACTTAGAAACCGCAAGAGGCGACCCATCAAGTCAGGCAGATCTTAAGAATTACACTGTAATCATATACAATGACGAGTACCATAATTACTCTCAAGCTACAACAGCATTAAGACAAGGGGTTCCAGATAACAAGCACACAGACGTACTGACATCGAGAATCGATGGTGAAGGGCGTGCCCTGCTGAAATGCTCTGAAGAGCTATCGTCTGTGATTGGAGGTTTTTTTGCTGTGCAGACGAACGGCCTAAGTGCAACTTTAACCTCGTGGTCCGAGTATATCCATCAAGAAACTTGTAAATACTGCATACTGTGGCTAAGTTATTGCCTGAAAATTCCAATCCCAGCATTCCAAAGTGTCTTCCGGTCGGCCATGGGTAAAGTACTATGTGCAGAATACGATAGGGCATCCGAAACTGTCGATGTTACTCCTATTATTCGTGAGTACTTCAGTTCGAAATTTAACGAATCAGATCCGTATAGGTTTGTTGATCTATCAATTTTAGGGCAAGGCAATTGCATCCCTTTGGGTCATCATAAGGAACTGGATGAAACCGACACACACAGCATATCAAATACTCTAAACAAAGTTATCGCCCCAACTCATAGACATTACTCGAACAGTAGATTGCAACTAATATTCTACTTCGATAACAGATATTGGAAAAAATTGAGGAAAGATCTTCAGAGTGTTATCATTCCGACTTTATCATCCGACGTCTATTATAAGCCCCTCTTTTGCAAGCAGGTGGTAGAGATATTTAACCACATTACGAGATCGGTAGCTTTCATGGATCGTGAGCCCTTATTGACTGTGCTACGCGAGTGTGTGGTGCAGCTTTTTACCTGCCCTAAAGATGCCAGTATGATTTTCAGCATGGGCAGTTTCAAAGATATCCTCTGGTCAGTCATAGATATATTTACCGAATTTTCCAAGGTCGATGGAGGCCTCCTTATATGGCAGAAGGTACAAAAAACCAATCCGACGAAAAGCTATAGCATTTCCTTCAAACAAGGCCTTTATGCAGTCGAAACTTTGCTGAGCAAGGTTTCGGACGGGAACATTATTTTGAAACCTGAAAACTTCATTTCAATTGTAACTTTGTGCAAATTATTCAATGGAGCTTATAAAataaagagaaaggagGGCGAGCATGTGTTACATGAGGATCAGCATTTCATTCCATATCTGGAGTATACGACTTCTATCTACAGCATCATACAAACGATTGCAAAGGTGCTGGAAAATTcgaaggagaagatcaatgaGGGCTTGTTGCTGAACGCAGTGGAGTTGCTGACTACCTTTTTAGGTCATCGTTCTTTGACCTATAAGCTTACTTCCGACTCTAGAGAGATCATTAAATTCGAGGTTCACAAGCAAAGAGTAGCATTTATGAACCCAGTTCATACACTGTATTCATTTTTGATTGAGAAATGTAATCTCGAGTCGGCCCTCAGAGCGACGAGCTACTGTTCGGATTTTCTTATGATATCGGATTTTTCATTGAGGTCAATTGTGCTTTGCGCCCAAATCTTCGTAGGTTTTTGGGTAAGGAACGGGATGTCTGTTTTACATCAATCGAAGTATTACAAAAACAATCCAGAGTTGAGCTCTTATGCTCGAGACATTCACTTAAACCAGCTTGTGCTTCTGCGTGAAAATGATGATCTACCGAGAGTGATCTATAATATGCTTGATAGATGGGCATTACTTGATTGGTACACTGGCGAAGTAGACTTCAAGCATACGGCGTACGAAGACAAGATTATACCCATGGTACAACAGTTTATTGCCTTCGTCTATCAAGTTTTGACAGAGCGATCCTTCTTTAAAACATATTCTTCCGCCAAGGAGCGCAGAATGTACCACATCAAGAGTGCTATCATCTACAGCTTATTCAGCAAACCGCTCTCATATTCGAAACTTCTAAGATCCATGCCGGATTATTTGACAGAAGATACTACGGAATTTGACACTGCTCTGCAAGAAGTTTCGACTTTTGTAGAGCCAAAAGGTCTGGCAGATAGTGGAGTCTTCAAGTTAAAGGAGAAACTATATGCTGTAGTAGATCCTTTAAAATTACTAAACATGGAGAATGAGTTTGAGTCAAGCGCCGCCATAATAAAGACGCATCTTTCTCAGAGAAAATTTGGCGAGTTCAAAGATATTATACATCCTCAGATCATTTCACCTGAGTATCTGGATAAAAAATCTCATGAGCTTGGTAGATTCACGGGAACTGACCTGTTTGCCAAGCTAATATACAAATTGCTGCAGGTATGCATCGATAATGAAGAGGGAACCTTTTTATATGAGctgctccatctggttCATGGTATTTTTAAGAACGATGAATTAGTCAACGGAAAAAATTCGATTCCACAAGCTTATATCTCAAAGCCTATCTGCAATCAACTTTTGATTATTTCAAACACGAAACGGAATGTCTTTTCGGAAGatgcgaagaagaaggcgaACTACTTGCTAGAATGCATGATGGAGAGGAGACCTGAAGAGATAACTGACTCGTTGAAATCCAGCTTCGGAGAAAACTGTGTCACTGAATTCATGGCAAAAAAGATGAATCGTGATGTGCACTCGAGCGAAAGTGACAAACTAcggaagaagagattgatcaaaaagaGACAGGAGAAACTACTAGCGAAATTCAATAGCCAGCAATCAAAATTCATGAAGGAAAACGAATCTGAGTTGTGGGGCCAAAATAAGACAGATGATGACGTCGCCATGGAAGGTGTCGAGGTTCAGCAGTTTGAAGAGTTTACTTGTGCATTATGCCAGGATGACACATCAACAGACCTTTTTGTTGTGCCGGCGTACCACGACCATACTCCTATTCTCAGGCCAGGTAACATttttgatgttgaagaGTTCGCCTCTGAATGGAACGGGTTCTTCAATGACGAGGATAGGTTGACATATAACAATGACAAAACATTGGGAAGTCTTCGAGACAACAGCAATAAGGGttccaagaaagttttGGTTTCCTGTAATCATAGCGTCCATCACTCCTGCTTTAAGCGTTACGTTCAGAAAAAGaggttttcttcaaatgccTTCATCTGTCCACTTTGCCAAACCTTTTCGAATTGTGTGCTGCCCATCAGGCGCACCTCTAAACAAGACACAGGATTGTCGGTTGATAACTTGGTTAATCAAGGCGTTTCAGTTGAAATCCTCTCTCGCCTCTTCGAGTCCTTCAGTGCCGCGGATTTCAAAAACGTTTATTCGACATTCAACTTAGTTACCTCACATTCTCACTCGTATGACAAAGCAGCTCGTCAGGCGCCAGGATTTGAAAGCAAAGATACAGCCTTCATACTTGGTGTTCATTGGGCAAACACGATTTCGATGTTCGAGATTTCTTCCAGGCTGGATGCATCTCCAAATTTAACGTTACTGAACTCTAAAGAGCAAAAGTACAAGACTCTGAAAAATACGTTGATCTGTATTGTGCTGATGTGTTACGGTATCGGTAAACCAAATCCCGACTATGACCCTTATGTTGCGAAGGATGGCGTCGTCTGGAACCAGAATCAAATCTTCCAGTACATCGTCAAGAGATGTTTATTCTCGCAAGAGCCGCTGAGGGAGTCCATAGGACAGGCTTTGGCAGCGTACTCTAAGCAACTGGTTGTCGAGTTCATCAAGGGGATCGCTGGTGCGGACATTCGTAAGATGTTTGCCAAAGGAGAGAAATGTGGCAGGTTGTACAGCGTTGAATCGTCTACTATGGCGGAGACTTTGAGAAGGACATGTGCTTTAGGTGTCAGCGACCCTGATCTTTCTCGACAGGCCTATGAACTTGCATATACCTGCTTACTGAAGAATATGCTACCAACATTGAGGCGCTGTTTGATTATGGTGCGGGTTTTCCATGATTTGCTGAGCGATTCGGAGGAAGAGCTGGTGGTCAATGGCATCAATATGGTGGAAAAATCCGCTCTTCCGCTACCTGAGTACGTCGATCAAGTTGTGTGTGCACTTACAGATTTTGATACGCTGGAAGAGCTCCTGAGCCGAGGGATTCCTAACATGAAGCCAAATGATGACCCATATCTGAACGATATCCCCTACGAGAATTGCGCTGTGGTGAAGATGATTAACTTGGCCAAGTATCTGAACACGTATATTACCAActcgaagaaaatcaaGCTGCGAGAAGAACATTCGCTCCATCTACAAAATGTTCATAACAGACTAGATTTCAAGATTTGCCTTACCTGCGGTGTGAAAGTCCATCAGAGGCCCGACCGTCATGAGATGTCAAAGCATCTCCAGAAATATTGTTTCAAGACCTTCGGAGCGTTCTTAATCCCAAACACAAGCGAAGTCTGCCTCTTCCTGTCGCAACCGCCATCGACGATATACATAAGCGCTCCGTACCTGAATTCGCACGGTGAAGCAGGCCGGAACGCCATGAAGCGTGGTGATTTGACGGTTCTAAACCTCAAAAGATATGAGTTCCTGAACAGTCTCTGGATCAATAACGAGATCCCTGGTTACATCAGCAGAGTAATGGGTGACGAGTTCCGTGTGAACATTCTCTCGAACGGCTACTTTCTAACGTTCAACAGGGATCCCCGTCCCAGACGGCCGCCCGCTGCCGGCAATGACGAAGACGccgatgaagacgatgacgagGACGCAGAACTCTACAGCGGTCACTccagcgacgacgacgagaGAGACATCGATATGGCCGAAGACCGTCTCGCGGATATGGAAGGAGCCTTCTTCGGCGCAGGTACCGAGGGTGGCAACGTCCGCGGCCTCTTACAGGTCTTTGAGAACTTCCAGAACGCGGTCGAGAACGGCATCAATGCAGAAGATGCGCAATTTGCCACTCCGCTTCTACAATTCTTTCCTCCACAGTTCGGAGGCGTCAATTTACGGAGAAACATCGTACAGGAGCCggaagaggacgatgaGGTTCTCGATGCCATGGAGGAGCATCCTCAGGATGACAGCAATGAAGATATTCCACCAAACTAG
- the ERG1 gene encoding squalene monooxygenase (ancestral locus Anc_5.185), producing the protein MVAQELLNADSSVTYDAIVIGAGVIGPTVATGLARKGKKVLIVEKDWEMPDRIVGELMQPGGLRALRSLGMIQAINNIEACPVTGYTVFYNGEQVDIPYPYKADLSPVEKLEGLVKDGNDKVLEDSTIHIRDFEDDERERGAAFVHGKFLNNLRNMVAAEENVTRLQGTCVEVLKARNNEVVGAKVNIEGRGKVDFKAHLTFVCDGIFSRFRRELNPEHVPSVDSSFIGLSLWNAKNPVPMHGHVILGPNHLPILVYQISPEETRMLCAYNSAKLPTNIKAWLTKEVQPYVPKSLRPAFDAALTESKFRCMPNSYLPARQNDVTGLCVIGDALNMRHPLTGGGMTVGLNDVVLLIKKIGDLDFSDRETVLDELLDYHFDRKNYDSVINVLSIALFALFAAENKNLKSLQKGCFRYFQKGGDCVDVPVKFLSGVNPKPLMLTRVFFAIALYAVYLNIEERGFLGLPMALLEGIMILITATKVFAPFLYRELCA; encoded by the coding sequence ATGGTTGCTCAGGAGTTGCTCAATGCAGATTCGTCTGTGACGTACGATGCTATCGTTATCGGTGCTGGTGTCATCGGCCCTACCGTCGCTACAGGTTTAGCAAGAAAGGGTAAGAAAGTTTTGATTGTTGAGAAGGACTGGGAGATGCCTGATAGAATTGTCGGTGAATTGATGCAACCGGGTGGTTTGAGAGCGTTGAGAAGCTTGGGTATGATCCAGGCGATCAACAACATCGAGGCGTGTCCAGTGACTGGGTACACCGTTTTCTACAATGGCGAGCAGGTGGACATCCCATACCCATACAAGGCTGATTTGAGCCCGGTCGAGAAGTTGGAGGGCTTGGTCAAGGACGGCAATGACAAGGTGTTGGAGGACAGCACCATTCACATTagagactttgaagacgatgaaagGGAGAGAGGCGCGGCTTTCGTACACGGgaagtttttgaacaaCCTGAGAAACATGGTCGCAGCGGAAGAGAACGTCACCCGTTTGCAGGGTACCTGTGTGGAAGTGTTGAAGGCCAGAAACAACGAGGTCGTTGGTGCTAAGGTCAACATTGAGGGACGCGGTAAGGTTGACTTCAAGGCGCACCTGACGTTTGTGTGTGACGGTATCTTCTCTCGTTTCAGAAGAGAATTGAATCCTGAACATGTTCCTAGTGTCGATTCTTCATTTATTGGCCTGTCGTTGTGGAACGCAAAGAACCCCGTTCCTATGCACGGACATGTGATCCTAGGTCCCAACCACCTGCCAATCCTGGTCTACCAGATCAGCCCTGAAGAGACGAGAATGCTGTGCGCTTATAACTCTGCCAAGCTGCCAACAAACATCAAGGCATGGTTGACCAAGGAAGTACAGCCTTACGTTCCAAAATCGCTGCGTCCTGCTTTCGATGCAGCTTTGACTGAGAGCAAGTTCAGATGTATGCCAAACTCATACTTGCCTGCCAGACAGAACGATGTCACCGGTCTGTGTGTCATCGGTGACGCTCTAAACATGAGACATCCGCTCACTGGCGGTGGTATGACTGTTGGTTTGAACGATGTCGTCCtgttgatcaagaagatcggCGACCTTGATTTCAGTGACCGTGAGACCGTCTTGGATGAACTTTTGGACTACCACTTTGATAGAAAGAACTACGACTCTGTGATCAACGTTTTGTCGATTGCCCTATTCGCTTTGTTCGCCGCTGAgaacaagaacttgaaatcCTTGCAGAAGGGCTGTTTCAGATATTTCCAAAAGGGTGGCGACTGTGTCGATGTTCctgtcaagttcttgtctGGTGTCAACCCAAAACCTTTGATGCTAACTCGTGTGTTTTTTGCCATTGCTCTTTATGCCGTCTACTTGAACATCGAAGAGCGCGGATTCCTGGGTCTGCCTATGGCCCTATTGGAGGGTATCATGATCCTAATCACTGCCACCAAGGTCTTCGCACCATTCCTATACCGTGAATTGTGTGCTTGA
- the CBP4 gene encoding Cbp4p (ancestral locus Anc_5.186), which yields MERPLWVRWLRVWAVGGAIIAGGALLFKYTTPTDEQLIQSLSPELRLQYERERNLRQAEQQELMKIVKETSQSDRPIWDTGAIESPWERKTSPQSKNRAQFEKLKAEQVQRQELEKIREELAEIRQQTASETSRIVDERSQKSWWKIW from the coding sequence ATGGAAAGACCGCTTTGGGTTCGTTGGTTGAGAGTTTGGGCTGTAGGTGGTGCGATCATCGCGGGAGGAGCTTTGCTGTTCAAGTATACCACTCCAACAGACGAGCAGCTGATTCAGTCGCTATCGCCTGAGCTGAGATTGCAATACGAGAGGGAGAGAAACCTACGTCAGGCTGAACAGCAAGAACTTATGAAGATCGTGAAGGAGACTTCGCAAAGCGACAGACCGATATGGGACACTGGAGCCATCGAGTCGCCTTGGGAACGAAAGACCAGTCCGCAGTCAAAGAATAGAGCacagtttgagaaactCAAGGCTGAGCAAGTGCAAAGgcaagagctggaaaagatcagaGAAGAATTAGCTGAGATAAGGCAGCAGACTGCTTCAGAAACTAGCAGGATCGTGGATGAAAGGAGCCAAAAGAGCTGGTGGAAAATTTGGTGA
- the QCR9 gene encoding ubiquinol--cytochrome-c reductase subunit 9 (ancestral locus Anc_5.189), giving the protein MSFSSTLYKVLFKRNSAFVGTVFASAFLFQATFDSAVTSWYENHNKGKLWADVKKQLQGADDDEDDE; this is encoded by the exons ATG TCCTTTTCTTCTACGCTTTACAAGGTTTTGTTCAAGAGAAACTCTGCGTTCGTTGGAACTGTTTTCGCATCCgctttcctcttccagGCCACATTCGACAGTGCTGTCACCAGTTGGTACGAGAACCACAACAAAGGTAAATTATGGGCGGACGTCAAGAAGCAATTGCAGGGCGcagacgatgatgaagatgacgagTAA